From one Brassica napus cultivar Da-Ae unplaced genomic scaffold, Da-Ae ScsIHWf_2889;HRSCAF=3673, whole genome shotgun sequence genomic stretch:
- the LOC125602528 gene encoding protein TRIGALACTOSYLDIACYLGLYCEROL 4, chloroplastic-like, whose protein sequence is MNRLRWVGEGDIWELDMSTPITLEATARAVSNDPLPLGLSRGTRLSRPKQAEFFHRFMATPLIPSFSPLAGGLSLQKVLTFPFPNNWFVSLLGQFDVQRFVSEVKKTEAFVRGSASRLSTLGKQLKDKSLYALGFCSELLLTPEDTLLLTYDTYKCDPNKNPRAKAVFNHKFPLHTLTAEAVWPGLYVDKDGEYWDVPLSMAVDLASLPAESGLSYHLCLHHHSGRPKKFNCDDDVEVDVEAPPPASLLPGLSLKSAVSYRANMDLWRGITPKLEACKPYDIFLSSPHVSVSGIIGSVMTAAFGENSIRTKLEKDSEGVGGFSLHLPSVNSGFMADALGRASLTAQYGNFQKLFFDLTRFHARLDFPHGLRFLSGATSVAQELLNSRQPSLEAFQRICPEVAVSLQQQIVGPFSLRAESGIRIDLKNGSNPMTIHNTVFAVEYALQVLASAKAVAWYSPKQREFMIELRFYET, encoded by the exons ATGAACAGACTGAGATGGGTCGGAGAGGGAGACATCTGGGAGCTAGACATGTCAACTCCCATAACACTCGAAGCCACGGCACGAGCCGTTTCCAACGACCCTCTCCCACTAGGTCTCTCAAGAGGAACTCGTCTCTCTCGCCCAAAGCAAGCAGAGTTCTTCCACCGCTTCATGGCCACACCTCTCATCCCTTCCTTCTCCCCTCTCGCTGGTGGCCTCTCTCTCCAAAAAGTCCTCACTTTCCCTTTCCCCAACAACTG GTTTGTGTCTCTTCTGGGTCAGTTCGATGTTCAAAGATTCGTGTCGGAGGTGAAAAAGACTGAAGCTTTTGTTCGAGGGTCAGCTTCTCGGTTAAGCACACTCGGCAAGCAGTTAAAGGATAAGTCTTTGTACGCGTTAGGCTTCTGCTCTGAGCTGTTGTTAACACCGGAGGATACTCTGCTTCTCACCTATGATACTTACAAGTGTGATCCTAACAAGAATCCAAGAGCTAAAGCTGTCTTCAATCACAAG tttccgCTTCATACTCTGACAGCAGAAGCGGTTTGGCCTGGACTGTATGTGGATAAAGATGGTGAATATTGGGATGTGCCGTTGTCAATGGCTGTTGATCTAGCTTCTCTTCCTGCTGAGTCTGGTTTAAGTTACCATTTATGTTTGCATCATCACAGTGGAAGGCCCAAGAAGTTTAATTGTGATGATGATGTGGAAGTGGATGTGGAAGCGCCTCCTCCAGCTTCTTTGCTTCCTGGTTTGTCTTTAAAATCCGCGGTTTCTTATAGAGCCAACATGGATCTCTGGAGGGGTATCACTCCGAAGCTAGAAGCCTGCAAGCCTTATGACATCTTTCTCAGTAGCCCTCATGTCTCAGTATCTGGGATCATCG GTAGTGTGATGACTGCAGCGTTCGGTGAAAATTCAATAAGAACAAAACTTGAGAAGGATTCTGAAGGTGTAGGAGGGTTCTCTCTTCATTTACCATCTGTAAACTCCGGATTCATGGCTGATGCCTTAGGACGTGCATCACTCACAGCTCAATATGGAAACTTTCAGAAGCTCTTCTTTGATCTCACCCGTTTCCACGCTAGACTAGACTTCCCTCATGGTCTGAGGTTCCTTTCCGGCGCCACTAGTGTCGCACAAGAGCTTTTGAATTCTCGGCAGCCTAGTTTAGAAGCGTTTCAGAGAATCTGCCCTGAAGTAGCAGTATCTCTGCAGCAACAG ATTGTTGGACCGTTTAGTTTAAGAGCTGAGTCTGGAATTCGGATTGATCTGAAGAATGGATCTAACCCTATGACTATCCACAACACAGTGTTTGCTGTGGAGTATGCTCTCCAAGTGCTTGCTTCTGCCAAGGCTGTCGCGTGGTACTCACCAAAACAAAGAGAATTCATGATTGAGCTTCGCTTCTACGAGACCTAG
- the LOC106346103 gene encoding ubiquitin-like-specific protease 1A isoform X2, which translates to MAPPGNHHRYPELKSPLRRQVHAPSPVRKFGFSAFTRQNRNAVGQVSGNALLNGNCNSLERNTLDLRLQCRMDREVIDVDDDDDDDEVDYVEVISDDDEVEIVENVVAMEEESEKEVSLDGLNVENGSLMVVDDDDDPQADKKSLNRPVTDVCSFEAYRKALKSAENRTSKLKARGFGDFLRERCRGLLQSLRSFFRQDEEPVQDGRSEPFEPLSKEELTAVKDAFSANVHNILVSHENSNIDITVEKLRCLKPGQWLNDEVINLYLVLLKEREAREPKKFIKCHFFNTFFFTKLVNSGTGYNYNAVRRWTSMKKLGYHLIDCDKIFIPIHMNIHWTLAVINIKERKFQYLDSYKGREPRILDALARYFADEVKDKNQVDVDVSQWRQEFVQDLPEQSNGFDCGMFMLKYMDFYSRGLDLCFTEEHMAYFRVRTAKEILQLRAE; encoded by the exons ATGGCTCCACCAGGAAACCACCACCGTTATCCAGAATTGAAATCTCCTCTGCGGAGACAAGTCCACGCTCCTTCTCCTGTCCGAAAGTTCGGTTTCTCTGCTTTCACAAGACAGAATCGTAACGCTGTAGGACAAGTTTCTGGTAACGCTTTACTCAATGGGAACTGTAACAGCTTAGAAAGGAACACACTTGATTTGCGTTTGCAATGTAGAATGGATAGAGAAGTGATTGATGttgacgacgacgacgacgacgacgaggTTGATTACGTGGAGGTGATATCCGATGATGACGAGGTTGAGATTGTTGAGAACGTTGTGGCTATGGAAGAAGAGAGTGAAAAGGAAGTGTCTTTAGATGGTTTGAATGTGGAAAATGGGAGCTTGATGGtggtggatgatgatgatgatcctcAAGCTGATAAGAAAAGTTTGAATCGCCCTGTGACTGATGTTTGTAGCTTTGAAGCGTATAGAAAGGCTCTCAAGAGCGCTGAGAACCGGACTTCGAAACTGAAAGCCAGAGGCTTTGGTGATTTTTTGAGAGAAAGGTGTCGTGGTTTGTTGCAAAGCTTGCGTTCCTTTTTTAGACAAGACGAAGAACCAGTACAG gaTGGACGGAGTGAACCATTTGAACCACTTTCCAAAGAAGAGTTGACAGCAGTCAAGGATGCATTCTCAGCTAATGTTCA CAACATCTTGGTTTCACATGAGAATTCAAATATTGACATTACTGTGGAGAAACTGAGGTGTCTTAAACCAGGTCAATGGCTGAACGATGAG GTGATTAATCTGTATCTGGTATTGCTGAAAGAAAGGGAAGCTAGAGAGCCAAAGAAGTTTATCAAATGTCATTTTTTCAATACATTTTTCTTCACCAAG TTAGTTAATTCGGGGACTGGATACAACTACAATGCAGTCAGAAGATGGACTTCAATGAAGAAGTTGGGTTACCATCTTATAGATTGTGACAAG ATATTTATCCCTATACATATGAACATTCACTGGACTTTGGCTGTTATTAATATAAAGGAACGAAAATTCCAGTATCTTGATTCGTACAAAGGAAGAGAGCCTAGAATCCTCGATGCGCTG GCTAGATACTTTGCCGATGAAGTTAAGGATAAGAATCAAGTAGATGTTGATGTAAGTCAATGGAGACAAGAGTTTGTGCAGGACCTTCCTGAGCAGAGTAATGG ATTTGATTGTGGAATGTTTATGCTGAAGTACATGGACTTCTACAGCAGAGGTCTGGATCTTTGTTTCACTGAG GAACATATGGCATACTTCCGGGTTAGGACAGCGAAGGAGATTCTGCAACTGAGAGctgagtga
- the LOC106346103 gene encoding ubiquitin-like-specific protease 1A isoform X1, whose amino-acid sequence MAPPGNHHRYPELKSPLRRQVHAPSPVRKFGFSAFTRQNRNAVGQVSGNALLNGNCNSLERNTLDLRLQCRMDREVIDVDDDDDDDEVDYVEVISDDDEVEIVENVVAMEEESEKEVSLDGLNVENGSLMVVDDDDDPQADKKSLNRPVTDVCSFEAYRKALKSAENRTSKLKARGFGDFLRERCRGLLQSLRSFFRQDEEPDGRSEPFEPLSKEELTAVKDAFSANVHNILVSHENSNIDITVEKLRCLKPGQWLNDEVINLYLVLLKEREAREPKKFIKCHFFNTFFFTKLVNSGTGYNYNAVRRWTSMKKLGYHLIDCDKIFIPIHMNIHWTLAVINIKERKFQYLDSYKGREPRILDALARYFADEVKDKNQVDVDVSQWRQEFVQDLPEQSNGFDCGMFMLKYMDFYSRGLDLCFTEEHMAYFRVRTAKEILQLRAE is encoded by the exons ATGGCTCCACCAGGAAACCACCACCGTTATCCAGAATTGAAATCTCCTCTGCGGAGACAAGTCCACGCTCCTTCTCCTGTCCGAAAGTTCGGTTTCTCTGCTTTCACAAGACAGAATCGTAACGCTGTAGGACAAGTTTCTGGTAACGCTTTACTCAATGGGAACTGTAACAGCTTAGAAAGGAACACACTTGATTTGCGTTTGCAATGTAGAATGGATAGAGAAGTGATTGATGttgacgacgacgacgacgacgacgaggTTGATTACGTGGAGGTGATATCCGATGATGACGAGGTTGAGATTGTTGAGAACGTTGTGGCTATGGAAGAAGAGAGTGAAAAGGAAGTGTCTTTAGATGGTTTGAATGTGGAAAATGGGAGCTTGATGGtggtggatgatgatgatgatcctcAAGCTGATAAGAAAAGTTTGAATCGCCCTGTGACTGATGTTTGTAGCTTTGAAGCGTATAGAAAGGCTCTCAAGAGCGCTGAGAACCGGACTTCGAAACTGAAAGCCAGAGGCTTTGGTGATTTTTTGAGAGAAAGGTGTCGTGGTTTGTTGCAAAGCTTGCGTTCCTTTTTTAGACAAGACGAAGAACCA gaTGGACGGAGTGAACCATTTGAACCACTTTCCAAAGAAGAGTTGACAGCAGTCAAGGATGCATTCTCAGCTAATGTTCA CAACATCTTGGTTTCACATGAGAATTCAAATATTGACATTACTGTGGAGAAACTGAGGTGTCTTAAACCAGGTCAATGGCTGAACGATGAG GTGATTAATCTGTATCTGGTATTGCTGAAAGAAAGGGAAGCTAGAGAGCCAAAGAAGTTTATCAAATGTCATTTTTTCAATACATTTTTCTTCACCAAG TTAGTTAATTCGGGGACTGGATACAACTACAATGCAGTCAGAAGATGGACTTCAATGAAGAAGTTGGGTTACCATCTTATAGATTGTGACAAG ATATTTATCCCTATACATATGAACATTCACTGGACTTTGGCTGTTATTAATATAAAGGAACGAAAATTCCAGTATCTTGATTCGTACAAAGGAAGAGAGCCTAGAATCCTCGATGCGCTG GCTAGATACTTTGCCGATGAAGTTAAGGATAAGAATCAAGTAGATGTTGATGTAAGTCAATGGAGACAAGAGTTTGTGCAGGACCTTCCTGAGCAGAGTAATGG ATTTGATTGTGGAATGTTTATGCTGAAGTACATGGACTTCTACAGCAGAGGTCTGGATCTTTGTTTCACTGAG GAACATATGGCATACTTCCGGGTTAGGACAGCGAAGGAGATTCTGCAACTGAGAGctgagtga
- the LOC106346105 gene encoding uncharacterized protein LOC106346105, which yields MVEHKDQDMGEGMQCITHPYTKNPGGICPLCLQEKLGKLVTSSFPLPKPNHLSSPKSSSSPSSNTSLALSLSSGSNGRDNNNNNNLPFVIAKKKSMLAASSSSSANLIYKRSKSTAASYGEGFNQRKRSGFWSFLHLYSSKHQTTKKVSHSSKPRNQITAETPKRVVGGGGIDMIVEEEDESTNNKVVVETPTNSVGSGSGGGGSSFGRKVLRSRSVGCGSRSFSGDFFERISNGFGDCALRRIESQRESTKVISNGGGGGEAADDAMSEMVKCGGIFGGFMIMTSSASSTVVHHKMANRSWGWAFASPMRAKTNSHRDRTITESSTTDKNTSPNLDSVPSLVAMKS from the coding sequence ATGGTGGAACACAAAGATCAAGACATGGGAGAAGGGATGCAATGCATAACACATCCTTACACAAAAAACCCTGGTGGTATCTGCCCCTTATGTCTCCAAGAAAAGCTCGGTAAGCTTGTCACTTCCTCTTTCCCTCTCCCTAAACCAAACCACCTCTCTTCTCCCAAATCTTCCTCCTCTCCTTCTTCCAACACCTCTCTTGCTCTATCCCTCTCATCTGGAAGCAACGGAAGagacaataacaacaacaacaacctccCGTTTGTAATTGCCAAGAAGAAGAGTATGCTCgcagcttcttcatcctcttcaGCTAATCTTATCTACAAGAGAAGCAAGTCAACGGCTGCTTCATACGGTGAGGGTTTCAACCAGAGGAAGCGAAGTGGGTTCTGGTCCTTTCTTCATCTCTACTCTTCCAAACACCAAACCACCAAAAAAGTTAGCCATTCTTCTAAGCCAAGAAACCAGATAACAGCAGAGACACCCAAGAGGGTTGTTGGTGGAGGAGGTATTGATATGATagtggaggaagaagatgagagtACTAACAACAAAGTTGTTGTAGAAACGCCAACAAACAGTGTTGGCAGTggtagtggtggtggtggatctTCTTTTGGGAGGAAAGTGTTGAGGTCTAGATCTGTAGGATGTGGAAGCAGAAGCTTCTCTGGAGACTTCTTTGAGAGGATCTCTAATGGGTTTGGAGATTGCGCACTGAGAAGGATTGAGTCACAGAGAGAATCCACAAAGGTTATTAgtaatggtggtggtggtggtgaagcAGCTGATGATGCCATGAGTGAAATGGTTAAATGTGGTGGTATCTTTGGTGGGTTTATGATTATGACATCATCAGCATCATCAACCGTTGTTCATCATAAGATGGCGAATAGAAGCTGGGGATGGGCTTTTGCTAGTCCAATGAGAGCCAAGACTAATAGTCATAGAGATCGTACTATTACAGAGTCTTCAACTACTGACAAGAACACATCTCCAAACTTGGACTCAGTTCcttccttggttgctatgaaaAGCTAA